In the Malaya genurostris strain Urasoe2022 chromosome 1, Malgen_1.1, whole genome shotgun sequence genome, one interval contains:
- the LOC131440203 gene encoding band 4.1-like protein 4A isoform X1, translating to MYCLCRSSKTISLRIVLLDETDFLHELQDDLPGQALLDVVFARLNLIETAYFGIRYIDQDNQTHWLDPASRLSRQLKGSKVPFDLYFGVKFYACDPCKLVEEITRYQLYLQVKQDILQGRLPVSFELAAELGAYVIQAELGDYDPRKHPLAYVSEFRLLNNQTKEIESRIHELHMQLKGMSPSQAEFNYLDKVKWHDMYGVDLHPVLGEDSVEYFLGLTPGGIVVLRNKTTVAHYYWPRIAKVYFKGRYFMLRVCDKNNEISTYGFETPKKSACKHLWKCCVEHHSFFRLVRTAPMQATSGSASMNSLSSKFRYSGRTERQQISDAVAQQRAPPAFTRTPSRRQPRRIMDEKPEEKIFDAPKYIQQEIKSVSIPQPAQTFDSPYRSTCSIPAALNISSNKSYPAPPDSPRSTRSAPWMRSQQRGLFGINSSPKSVRSASTRMSAPANTNRMRSSSVESHSSNDSRSGRRRRHRSRRVSDNESEMSRGSGRSGRSGRSHNSHRKHRRHRSKNRRNRSDTESRDRSYSSHRRSTESIELVDSGEQWLEVQRKQSDSVQKAAVIKSSQVLKGSTPDSGIVHHHRSRRHRKHRSPSEKIWSSELTKHLQFDLVDTAGMTEDQLREIPYTVVETDNLATKKPSALKVHKTSHHGNPRVDRIREYPKENVTDNLCGVNGSIRSASTISSSRDYDRNSGLIRMMSSMSMGDFISPTGSSLSPLDSSGLRVSHEHTDSGLGADQDYAYSSERSSDSAKYGTNKSSGASVTSAHTKSSSSNNMKNHHHPVSNSSTTTTTRKPPLCPNRQQKFSAPVIPGVHCTSGGHNNRLINSSNTHFQNNHYTFSLNRNNEASGHGSRNTFGASTGFGLNSYGYLDSAATLSSTSPYHYYYDGAGFRAGTNQSHVPGVPGFENSRLGSIRGTKSDIGVPIRPKQYRHQQYISNVHNPIRTGNGGSKRAIIPSSKTDYLENYKTGLERLKLTANNSSANNNGSNSNPPEAFTGLLNTSASVQNIINNNFQPCASSNGTSSVGSSPGNGKPMSSKGPLVFLDSNKNRNSPAHDNQLFRANSGTAAYGSPVNDSASVPKGGKNQSAKGDGSDEPAPASVTGSNLHRTAVDFSRKNSLNSKIDSKGPANRSSSLELILTPIIQSRRVQ from the exons GACGATTTGCCCGGGCAAGCCTTGTTAGATGTAGTATTCGCAAGACTGAACCTCATAGAGACTGCCTATTTCGGAATACGATACATAGATCAGGATAATCAGACG CACTGGTTGGATCCTGCCTCCCGACTATCCCGACAGCTAAAAGGCAGCAAAGTACCGTTCGACCTGTACTTTGGGGTGAAGTTTTACGCTTGCGATCCTTGCAAGCTGGTGGAGGAAATCACGAG GTACCAGCTTTATTTGCAGGTTAAGCAGGATATCCTTCAGGGGAGGCTACCGGTTTCTTTCGAGTTGGCTGCCGAGCTTGGCGCCTACGTTATTCAAG CCGAACTTGGTGACTATGACCCCAGAAAGCATCCTCTCGCGTACGTTTCGGAGTTTCGTCTGCTCAACAATCAGACGAAAGAAATCGAAAGCCGAATTCATGAATTGCACATGCAGCTCAAGGGCATGTCACCCTCGCAGGCCGAGTTCAACTACCTCGATAAAGTGAAATGGCACGATATGTACGGAGTAGATCTTCATCCAGTTCTG GGTGAGGACAGCGTGGAGTATTTTCTTGGTTTGACTCCTGGCGGCATCGTAGTCCTGCGGAACAAGACCACTGTAGCCCATTATTATTGGCCCCGGATAGCTAAGGTGTACTTCAAGGGACGGTACTTTATGTTACGGGTCTGTGATAAAAAT AATGAGATTAGCACATACGGTTTTGAGACACCAAAGAAAAGCGCATGCAAACATCTATGGAAGTGCTGCGTAGAACATCACTCATTTTTCCGACTTGTAAGAACCGCTCCGATGCAGGCCACTTCCGGATCAGCTAGTATGAATTCATTGAGTTCCAAATTCAGGTACAG CGGTCGAACGGAACGGCAGCAGATCAGTGACGCCGTGGCACAGCAACGAGCTCCACCAGCATTCACCAGAACACCGTCGCGGAGGCAACCACGTCGAATAATGGACGAGAAACCAGAAGAGAAAATATTTGATGCTCCCAAATATATACAGCAAGAAATCAAATCCGTTTCGATACCTCAACCAGCCCAAAC GTTTGATAGCCCTTATCGTTCTACTTGCAGCATTCCTGCTGCACTGAACATTAGCAGCAACAAATCGTATCCGGCACCGCCGGATTCCCCGCGTAGCACTCGAAGTGCACCGTGGATGCGATCCCAGCAGCGCGGTTTGTTCGGAATCAACTCAAGCCCGAAATCGGTGCGATCGGCTTCCACCAGGATGAGCGCACCGGCGAACACAAACCGGATGCGATCGAGCTCGGTGGAAAGCCACTCGTCCAATGATTCACGTTCCGGAAGACGTCGTCGACATCGAAGCCGTCGTGTGTCGGACAATGAAAGCGAAATGTCACGCGGATCCGGACGTTCTGGGCGTTCCGGGCGGTCACACAATTCGCACCGCAAGCATCGCCGTCATCGCTCCAAGAACCGTCGGAACCGGTCCGATACGGAAAGTCGAGATCGTAGCTACTCCAGTCACCGACGATCCACGGAATCTATCGAACTGGTGGACTCCGGTGAACAGTGGCTCGAAGTTCAACGTAAACAATCGGATAGCGTCCAAAAGGCAGCCGTCATCAAGAGTAGCCAGGTACTGAAAGGATCAACACCCGACTCGGGAATTGTGCATCATCACCGCAGTCGGCGACATCGGAAGCACCGGTCACCTTCGGAGAAGATTTGGTCTAGTGAACTGACGAAACACTTGCAGTTTGATCTGGTCGATACCGCAGGAATGACGGAGGACCAGCTTAGAGAAATACCGTACACTGTAGTCGAAACTGACAATCTAGCTACCAAAAAACCCAGTGCACTCAAGGTTCACAAAACTAGTCATCATGGCAACCCACGGGTCGATCGGATACGGGAGTACCCTAAGGAGAATGTGACAGACAATCTGTGCGGTGTGAATGGGTCGATTCGGTCTGCAAGTACCATCAGCTCATCGCGGGATTATGATCGGAACTCCGGACTGATCAG AATGATGTCCAGCATGAGCATGGGAGACTTTATTTCACCGACGGGATCCAGCCTTAGTCCATTGGATAGCTCTGGGTTGCGAGTGAGCCACGAACACACTGACTCCGGTCTTGGAGCGGATCAGGATTATGCATATTCTTCGGAAAG ATCCAGTGACAGCGCCAAATACGGAACTAACAAGTCGTCGGGAGCCTCGGTAACCTCAGCACACACCAAATCGTCCTCGTCGAACAACATGAAGAATCATCACCATCCAGTGAGTAATAGTAGTACAACAACCACGACTAGGAAACCCCCACTTTGCCCGAATAGGCAACAGAAGTTTTCCGCACCGGTTATTCCCGGTGTACATTGTACTTCCGGCGGTCATAATAATCGTCTGATCAATAGTAGTAACACACACTTTCAAAATAATCACTACACGTTTAGCCTGAACCGCAACAACGAAGCTTCCGGGCACGGAAGTCGTAACACCTTCGGAGCCAGCACTGGTTTCGGGTTGAACTCCTACGGTTATCTAGATTCGGCAGCAACGCTATCATCAACATCGCCGTACCACTACTACTACGATGGTGCCGGATTTCGAGCCGGAACCAATCAATCCCACGTACCAGGTGTGCCTGGGTTCGAAAACTCTCGGCTTGGTTCCATTCGTGGAACCAAGTCCGACATTGGAGTCCCCATTCGACCCAAGCAGTACCGTCACCAACAGTACATTAGCAATGTGCATAATCCCATTCGTACTGGGAACGGTGGTAGTAAACGGGCTATAATTCCGTCCTCCAAAACGGACTATCTAGAGAACTATAAGACTGGCCTAGAGAGACTTAAGCTTACTGCCAACAACAGCAGCGCCAATAACAATGGCAGTAACAGTAATCCTCCGGAAGCATTCACCGGATTGCTAAACACTTCCGCGAGTGTacaaaatattataaataaCAACTTCCAACCGTGTGCGTCCAGCAACGGAACTAGCTCGGTTGGTAGCAGCCCCGGCAATGGAAAACCCATGTCCAGTAAGGGTCCACTAGTTTTTCtggattcgaataaaaatcgAAATAGCCCCGCCCACGATAACCAATTATTTCGGGCAAAC
- the LOC131440203 gene encoding band 4.1-like protein 4A isoform X2: MYCLCRSSKTISLRIVLLDETDFLHELQDDLPGQALLDVVFARLNLIETAYFGIRYIDQDNQTHWLDPASRLSRQLKGSKVPFDLYFGVKFYACDPCKLVEEITRYQLYLQVKQDILQGRLPVSFELAAELGAYVIQAELGDYDPRKHPLAYVSEFRLLNNQTKEIESRIHELHMQLKGMSPSQAEFNYLDKVKWHDMYGVDLHPVLGEDSVEYFLGLTPGGIVVLRNKTTVAHYYWPRIAKVYFKGRYFMLRVCDKNNEISTYGFETPKKSACKHLWKCCVEHHSFFRLVRTAPMQATSGSASMNSLSSKFSGRTERQQISDAVAQQRAPPAFTRTPSRRQPRRIMDEKPEEKIFDAPKYIQQEIKSVSIPQPAQTFDSPYRSTCSIPAALNISSNKSYPAPPDSPRSTRSAPWMRSQQRGLFGINSSPKSVRSASTRMSAPANTNRMRSSSVESHSSNDSRSGRRRRHRSRRVSDNESEMSRGSGRSGRSGRSHNSHRKHRRHRSKNRRNRSDTESRDRSYSSHRRSTESIELVDSGEQWLEVQRKQSDSVQKAAVIKSSQVLKGSTPDSGIVHHHRSRRHRKHRSPSEKIWSSELTKHLQFDLVDTAGMTEDQLREIPYTVVETDNLATKKPSALKVHKTSHHGNPRVDRIREYPKENVTDNLCGVNGSIRSASTISSSRDYDRNSGLIRMMSSMSMGDFISPTGSSLSPLDSSGLRVSHEHTDSGLGADQDYAYSSERSSDSAKYGTNKSSGASVTSAHTKSSSSNNMKNHHHPVSNSSTTTTTRKPPLCPNRQQKFSAPVIPGVHCTSGGHNNRLINSSNTHFQNNHYTFSLNRNNEASGHGSRNTFGASTGFGLNSYGYLDSAATLSSTSPYHYYYDGAGFRAGTNQSHVPGVPGFENSRLGSIRGTKSDIGVPIRPKQYRHQQYISNVHNPIRTGNGGSKRAIIPSSKTDYLENYKTGLERLKLTANNSSANNNGSNSNPPEAFTGLLNTSASVQNIINNNFQPCASSNGTSSVGSSPGNGKPMSSKGPLVFLDSNKNRNSPAHDNQLFRANSGTAAYGSPVNDSASVPKGGKNQSAKGDGSDEPAPASVTGSNLHRTAVDFSRKNSLNSKIDSKGPANRSSSLELILTPIIQSRRVQ, encoded by the exons GACGATTTGCCCGGGCAAGCCTTGTTAGATGTAGTATTCGCAAGACTGAACCTCATAGAGACTGCCTATTTCGGAATACGATACATAGATCAGGATAATCAGACG CACTGGTTGGATCCTGCCTCCCGACTATCCCGACAGCTAAAAGGCAGCAAAGTACCGTTCGACCTGTACTTTGGGGTGAAGTTTTACGCTTGCGATCCTTGCAAGCTGGTGGAGGAAATCACGAG GTACCAGCTTTATTTGCAGGTTAAGCAGGATATCCTTCAGGGGAGGCTACCGGTTTCTTTCGAGTTGGCTGCCGAGCTTGGCGCCTACGTTATTCAAG CCGAACTTGGTGACTATGACCCCAGAAAGCATCCTCTCGCGTACGTTTCGGAGTTTCGTCTGCTCAACAATCAGACGAAAGAAATCGAAAGCCGAATTCATGAATTGCACATGCAGCTCAAGGGCATGTCACCCTCGCAGGCCGAGTTCAACTACCTCGATAAAGTGAAATGGCACGATATGTACGGAGTAGATCTTCATCCAGTTCTG GGTGAGGACAGCGTGGAGTATTTTCTTGGTTTGACTCCTGGCGGCATCGTAGTCCTGCGGAACAAGACCACTGTAGCCCATTATTATTGGCCCCGGATAGCTAAGGTGTACTTCAAGGGACGGTACTTTATGTTACGGGTCTGTGATAAAAAT AATGAGATTAGCACATACGGTTTTGAGACACCAAAGAAAAGCGCATGCAAACATCTATGGAAGTGCTGCGTAGAACATCACTCATTTTTCCGACTTGTAAGAACCGCTCCGATGCAGGCCACTTCCGGATCAGCTAGTATGAATTCATTGAGTTCCAAATTCAG CGGTCGAACGGAACGGCAGCAGATCAGTGACGCCGTGGCACAGCAACGAGCTCCACCAGCATTCACCAGAACACCGTCGCGGAGGCAACCACGTCGAATAATGGACGAGAAACCAGAAGAGAAAATATTTGATGCTCCCAAATATATACAGCAAGAAATCAAATCCGTTTCGATACCTCAACCAGCCCAAAC GTTTGATAGCCCTTATCGTTCTACTTGCAGCATTCCTGCTGCACTGAACATTAGCAGCAACAAATCGTATCCGGCACCGCCGGATTCCCCGCGTAGCACTCGAAGTGCACCGTGGATGCGATCCCAGCAGCGCGGTTTGTTCGGAATCAACTCAAGCCCGAAATCGGTGCGATCGGCTTCCACCAGGATGAGCGCACCGGCGAACACAAACCGGATGCGATCGAGCTCGGTGGAAAGCCACTCGTCCAATGATTCACGTTCCGGAAGACGTCGTCGACATCGAAGCCGTCGTGTGTCGGACAATGAAAGCGAAATGTCACGCGGATCCGGACGTTCTGGGCGTTCCGGGCGGTCACACAATTCGCACCGCAAGCATCGCCGTCATCGCTCCAAGAACCGTCGGAACCGGTCCGATACGGAAAGTCGAGATCGTAGCTACTCCAGTCACCGACGATCCACGGAATCTATCGAACTGGTGGACTCCGGTGAACAGTGGCTCGAAGTTCAACGTAAACAATCGGATAGCGTCCAAAAGGCAGCCGTCATCAAGAGTAGCCAGGTACTGAAAGGATCAACACCCGACTCGGGAATTGTGCATCATCACCGCAGTCGGCGACATCGGAAGCACCGGTCACCTTCGGAGAAGATTTGGTCTAGTGAACTGACGAAACACTTGCAGTTTGATCTGGTCGATACCGCAGGAATGACGGAGGACCAGCTTAGAGAAATACCGTACACTGTAGTCGAAACTGACAATCTAGCTACCAAAAAACCCAGTGCACTCAAGGTTCACAAAACTAGTCATCATGGCAACCCACGGGTCGATCGGATACGGGAGTACCCTAAGGAGAATGTGACAGACAATCTGTGCGGTGTGAATGGGTCGATTCGGTCTGCAAGTACCATCAGCTCATCGCGGGATTATGATCGGAACTCCGGACTGATCAG AATGATGTCCAGCATGAGCATGGGAGACTTTATTTCACCGACGGGATCCAGCCTTAGTCCATTGGATAGCTCTGGGTTGCGAGTGAGCCACGAACACACTGACTCCGGTCTTGGAGCGGATCAGGATTATGCATATTCTTCGGAAAG ATCCAGTGACAGCGCCAAATACGGAACTAACAAGTCGTCGGGAGCCTCGGTAACCTCAGCACACACCAAATCGTCCTCGTCGAACAACATGAAGAATCATCACCATCCAGTGAGTAATAGTAGTACAACAACCACGACTAGGAAACCCCCACTTTGCCCGAATAGGCAACAGAAGTTTTCCGCACCGGTTATTCCCGGTGTACATTGTACTTCCGGCGGTCATAATAATCGTCTGATCAATAGTAGTAACACACACTTTCAAAATAATCACTACACGTTTAGCCTGAACCGCAACAACGAAGCTTCCGGGCACGGAAGTCGTAACACCTTCGGAGCCAGCACTGGTTTCGGGTTGAACTCCTACGGTTATCTAGATTCGGCAGCAACGCTATCATCAACATCGCCGTACCACTACTACTACGATGGTGCCGGATTTCGAGCCGGAACCAATCAATCCCACGTACCAGGTGTGCCTGGGTTCGAAAACTCTCGGCTTGGTTCCATTCGTGGAACCAAGTCCGACATTGGAGTCCCCATTCGACCCAAGCAGTACCGTCACCAACAGTACATTAGCAATGTGCATAATCCCATTCGTACTGGGAACGGTGGTAGTAAACGGGCTATAATTCCGTCCTCCAAAACGGACTATCTAGAGAACTATAAGACTGGCCTAGAGAGACTTAAGCTTACTGCCAACAACAGCAGCGCCAATAACAATGGCAGTAACAGTAATCCTCCGGAAGCATTCACCGGATTGCTAAACACTTCCGCGAGTGTacaaaatattataaataaCAACTTCCAACCGTGTGCGTCCAGCAACGGAACTAGCTCGGTTGGTAGCAGCCCCGGCAATGGAAAACCCATGTCCAGTAAGGGTCCACTAGTTTTTCtggattcgaataaaaatcgAAATAGCCCCGCCCACGATAACCAATTATTTCGGGCAAAC